The following DNA comes from Amycolatopsis albispora.
AGCACCAAATGCCAAGGCCTGCCATCACGGGCTTCTTCAACGTGGCGGAGAAAGCGTCTCTCCGGTGTCTCCTGGTTGCGCAGTTCGCGCCACAGATCGGACATCGGCACGCCGTGCGCGCGGAACTCCGCACGCAGCAACCGGTAGATGTCTAGTAAGGACAGGTGTCCTCGCTGTTCAACGAGGGAGACGACCGTGTCGCTACTCGTCACCGCCAGCTCCGGCCCCGAGCTGGCATACCGGACGCTGGGCAGATAGCCACTTCGCGAGACGGCCAGTATTTGTCCTTGATGCCCTGAAGCAGCCAGTTCCAGGACAAAGTCGATGGCGGTGAGGCCCGTACCCAGTACGGCTACCGTCTCGCCGCGGTTGATCTGTGCCACTGTCTTCCCGAGTGGATACGGATCAGGCACAAACCCGGGTCGTCCCGTCAGGCCGTAGGTGTCCACCGGCTCGGTTGTCCCTGGGCACAGGAAGACCGCATCGAACTGGTGCACTTCGGCAGTCGCGGTGCGCACCCTGAACACATCGGACTCTCGAACCAGCGAGTCGGCCCGGTCGCCCACCAGCTTCGCCTGAAAACCTCGCTGACGGCCGGTCGTGACCGCGTCGGCAACGACATCCTCCAGGTAGCGCGCGTAGACACTACGAGGCAGGAACTCGTCGCCTGACAGTGGCGCTCGGCCGTCTTTCTCCAGCCACTCCACGAAGTGCCCGGGCTCACCAAGCCGCACCGACATCATCCGGGCAGGCAGGTTGAGCAGGGCTTTCTCGCTTCCTGGCAGGTATGCGCGCCCAGGGCCGAAGCGCATGCTCGGGTCGAAGACGGTGATCTCGGGTGCTCGCGCGAAGGGCGTGTCCGGCTGAAGCTCTCGCACCAGCATGTCCAGCACACTCGCTCCAGCGGCTCCCGCGCCCACTATCCCAATGCGCACAGGGCTCACCGATCGGACAACGGTGCGGTTGACCTGGCGATACGGATCGGCAGCTTGGTCAGCGACGGCAGGTTCGCATCACCGTTCCACTCGAGACCGGTGCCGACCAGGCGGGCGCCCGCGTGTACGGCCTCGGCCATCCGCTCGAACATCACTGAACCTTCGAGCTCGGCCATCGCGGCTCCGGCGCACCGATGGCGCCCGTAGCCGAAGGCCAGGTGGCGCGCTCCCTTGCCGGACGAGTTCGACCGCCAGTTCGCCGCGGCCAGCAGGACGAGAACCTTGTCACCAGCACGGATCCGGCAGCCACCCACCTCGATGTCCGCCGTCGCGACCCGGCCGACAAAACGGGAAGGGGTGACCTGGGCAAGCGCCCGATCCACCTCGAAGGCGGATGTTCCTTGTGAGGTCAGAGCGTTGTGCATCGAGATGGAGAGGAAGCCGGGCATGGTCTGGTGCCCGGACGCGATCAGCATGACCAGGTTGGAGGCGGTGTCGACGTCGTCGAGCCCCTCTTCGTCGGCCGCGCGCACAAGCGCGCTGATCCCGTCCTCACCGGACTTCTCCCGCCGTTCGCGGACGAGCCGGAGTGCGTATTCGTACAGAGTGCGGGCGCGACGGTGGATCTCGGGATCGACCGTGTGGTCCAGCCCGCTGACGATCGCCGTGATCGCGTCGGATCCGGCGAGCACCATGTCCAGGTCGGACTCGTCGATGCCGAGCAGCTTGCCCAGCACCCGCAACGGAAATTCCTTCGCCACCTCCGCCACGAAGTCGAGATCACCTGGCCTGTCCAGTGGCAGCAGTTCCGCGGCCAGCTCACGCATCGACGGCTCGAGGGCCTGAATCCGTTGTGGAGAGAGCACGGCTCGGGCGACCCTTTTCAACCGCAGGTGCTCGGACCCGTCCCTCAACAGCATCATGCGCGCCACCACCGCGTCCATAGTGGATTCGTCCGCGCCGGTGGGCGGCCTGCTGTCGGGGCCAGCGTTGAGCCGTTTTGACGAGAACCGTTCGTTCGCCAGTACCAAGGACACTTCCTCCGCGCCACAGACCAGCCAAGCTGACACATAAGGGTCCCAGTGCACCGGGCCGCGCTCAGCCAGCGTCGTCAAGAGTTCTCGCGCCGCCGCGGGGCGTAGCATGAGGTTGTAGACGCTGAGGTCCTTCGGGCAGGCCGCATGCTCTTTGGTGCGGGCCGAGGTCGACTGCGAGTGACCGACGGCCATTTTGCACGAGGACACGAACGCTCCTTCCGGCGGAGACGACCTCACTTCCCGGGCGAGAGGGCCGAGAAGTTGTGTCGATAATCTCCGAAAAGCACTCAGGCGGTCGCGATGAACTAATTCGTTCGCCGGGGAGGTCGGGACCGAGCGAAGCGGTTGTTCGCCGACCGCAGCTCGATTGTAGTGCGTTACTTGCCCCATGCCAACAGTGTTATCAACGGCGCATTGGAGTTGCAGAAGCGAATAGTTCGGCCGTCAATATTAGGGGCAGACATCGGAAATTGGATGCACGTCATTGTGCGTGTGTCGCAAG
Coding sequences within:
- a CDS encoding cytochrome P450, whose protein sequence is MSSCKMAVGHSQSTSARTKEHAACPKDLSVYNLMLRPAAARELLTTLAERGPVHWDPYVSAWLVCGAEEVSLVLANERFSSKRLNAGPDSRPPTGADESTMDAVVARMMLLRDGSEHLRLKRVARAVLSPQRIQALEPSMRELAAELLPLDRPGDLDFVAEVAKEFPLRVLGKLLGIDESDLDMVLAGSDAITAIVSGLDHTVDPEIHRRARTLYEYALRLVRERREKSGEDGISALVRAADEEGLDDVDTASNLVMLIASGHQTMPGFLSISMHNALTSQGTSAFEVDRALAQVTPSRFVGRVATADIEVGGCRIRAGDKVLVLLAAANWRSNSSGKGARHLAFGYGRHRCAGAAMAELEGSVMFERMAEAVHAGARLVGTGLEWNGDANLPSLTKLPIRIARSTAPLSDR
- a CDS encoding FAD/NAD(P)-binding protein — its product is MSPVRIGIVGAGAAGASVLDMLVRELQPDTPFARAPEITVFDPSMRFGPGRAYLPGSEKALLNLPARMMSVRLGEPGHFVEWLEKDGRAPLSGDEFLPRSVYARYLEDVVADAVTTGRQRGFQAKLVGDRADSLVRESDVFRVRTATAEVHQFDAVFLCPGTTEPVDTYGLTGRPGFVPDPYPLGKTVAQINRGETVAVLGTGLTAIDFVLELAASGHQGQILAVSRSGYLPSVRYASSGPELAVTSSDTVVSLVEQRGHLSLLDIYRLLRAEFRAHGVPMSDLWRELRNQETPERRFLRHVEEARDGRPWHLVLVAVARHLADKAWPLFDDTTRAAFIQQWHGVCARLCAPMPQESAAELARLMQTRQLRLVGGVEKVTATEDDFLVEAGPNRYVADRVVNSARPRVPVLPRRARQLIGSMVHSGLAVPHPFGGIRIDAGTGLVCDATGSAVPGLYALGELTVGERYVETTILGAIVRRAAQAVRHLLDRDPALRQE